A genome region from Actinobacillus arthritidis includes the following:
- the corC gene encoding CNNM family magnesium/cobalt transport protein CorC (CorC(YbeX) belongs to the Cyclin M Mg2+ Exporter (CNNM) family, and was characterized as belonging to a set of three proteins, at least one of which must be present for CorA to function.) — translation MSDEQQSVSSQQDKKSFLQSIFGGLFQSEPKNREDLVEVIRDSLENDLIDNDTKEMIEGVMEISELRVRDIMIPRPQIVYIDANLDLAACVDLIIESAHSRFPVILDDGKDTILGILHAKDLLKFLRRNSEAFDMSTILRPAVIVPESKRVDRMLKEFRSERFHMAIVVDEFGAVSGLVTIEDILEQIVGDIEDEFDEEEIEPIRQLSRHTYAVSALTDIEKFNETFATEFTDEEVDTVGGLVMQAFGHLPQRGEQIQLEGIDFKVTSADSRRLIQLRVTVPDEQLEKMEQLVTNEE, via the coding sequence ATGAGTGATGAACAACAGAGCGTAAGCTCGCAACAAGATAAAAAATCGTTTTTACAATCCATTTTTGGCGGTTTATTTCAATCAGAGCCGAAAAATCGTGAAGATTTAGTCGAAGTCATTCGAGATTCATTAGAAAATGACTTAATCGATAATGATACGAAAGAGATGATTGAAGGAGTGATGGAAATTTCCGAACTGCGTGTACGTGATATTATGATCCCTCGTCCACAAATTGTATATATTGATGCAAATCTTGATTTAGCCGCCTGTGTTGATCTCATCATTGAATCCGCCCATTCTCGCTTCCCAGTTATTTTAGATGATGGCAAAGATACCATACTCGGTATTTTACACGCTAAAGATTTACTCAAATTTTTGAGAAGGAATTCCGAAGCCTTCGATATGTCAACAATTCTTCGCCCGGCGGTTATTGTGCCGGAAAGTAAACGCGTTGATCGAATGTTAAAAGAATTCCGTTCGGAACGCTTCCATATGGCGATTGTTGTGGACGAGTTTGGGGCTGTATCGGGTTTAGTTACGATTGAAGATATTCTCGAACAAATTGTCGGCGATATTGAAGACGAATTTGATGAAGAAGAAATCGAGCCGATTCGTCAGCTTTCTCGTCATACTTATGCAGTATCAGCACTGACTGATATTGAAAAATTCAATGAAACCTTTGCGACCGAATTTACCGATGAAGAAGTGGATACTGTGGGCGGTTTAGTAATGCAAGCATTTGGGCATCTTCCTCAGCGAGGCGAACAAATTCAATTAGAAGGCATTGATTTTAAAGTCACTTCTGCTGATAGTCGCCGTCTGATTCAATTACGCGTTACCGTTCCGGACGAACAGCTGGAAAAAATGGAACAGCTGGTCACCAACGAAGAATAA
- a CDS encoding DUF441 domain-containing protein, which produces MSLQFNPISLFLVALIFLGVIGNNNSITIVAAVLLLVQQTFLSKYLPFLDKHGLTVGIIILTIGVLSPIVSGKISLPSFSEFLNWKMLLAVVAGIAVAWLGGRGVNLMGSQPLLVTGLLVGTIIGVALLGGVPVGPLIAAGILSLLIGKG; this is translated from the coding sequence ATGTCCCTACAATTCAACCCTATCTCGCTTTTTTTGGTCGCACTGATTTTTCTTGGTGTGATCGGAAACAACAATTCAATTACCATTGTCGCGGCAGTATTATTACTGGTGCAACAAACATTCCTTAGTAAATATCTACCTTTCTTAGATAAACACGGTTTAACTGTCGGGATTATTATTCTGACTATAGGTGTATTAAGCCCGATTGTTTCCGGCAAAATATCCCTCCCCTCCTTCTCTGAGTTTTTAAATTGGAAGATGTTACTTGCCGTAGTTGCAGGAATTGCAGTAGCTTGGTTAGGTGGCAGAGGGGTAAATTTAATGGGTAGCCAACCGCTGTTAGTTACCGGATTACTCGTCGGTACGATTATCGGTGTGGCATTACTTGGCGGCGTGCCGGTTGGTCCATTAATCGCCGCAGGCATCCTTTCTCTATTAATCGGTAAAGGCTAA
- a CDS encoding YjjI family glycine radical enzyme yields the protein MQSSLQDILDTVKSNSLTYHQKLMILGNIAERLFNPIELLGYTEEEWQYIENQMICDLNEGYAIYRPRYILPDYNVYIQKGCKFLDLPPPTNLDEALDGLLIIYSHVPSITTYPVYIGRLDVLLDPFITDEEQDYIKIKRFLNHIDKTVPDSFCHANIGPYDTKAGRLILKAVIELENPTPNMSIRYDKSKTSREFAELAAKACLLVSKPSFANDAYYLSDLGEDYGIASCYNALPECGGAYTLTRLRLGTIGRACNSVDEMVNELLPKVARLALSTMDKRHKFLVEESNFFETDFLVKEGFIKRTNFTSMIAIVGLADATNHLLQKEGLNETFGQSKRGDEIATLIMDKLKEINDAHQGLYVERTNNQYLLHAQVGASNHAEDKMNTPAHRIRVGEEPTLLAHLKQSAPFHKYFPSGTGDLFAFDQTYTDHLDAVVDIIDGSFANGYRYITTYLKNTDLIRVTGYLVKKSEVERYRKGEAVLRDTTWYGAGTDDCANVFDRQLRDKEDVSADE from the coding sequence ATGCAATCTTCATTACAAGACATTTTAGATACAGTTAAATCAAATTCGCTCACTTATCATCAAAAATTAATGATCCTCGGAAACATTGCTGAACGTCTGTTTAATCCTATCGAATTATTGGGCTATACCGAAGAAGAATGGCAATATATCGAAAACCAAATGATCTGCGATCTTAATGAAGGTTATGCCATTTATCGTCCTCGTTACATTTTGCCGGATTATAATGTTTATATCCAAAAAGGCTGTAAATTTTTAGATTTACCGCCGCCAACCAATCTTGATGAGGCATTAGACGGTTTACTGATTATCTATTCTCATGTGCCGTCTATTACCACCTACCCGGTTTATATCGGTCGCTTAGATGTATTACTCGATCCGTTCATTACCGATGAAGAACAAGACTATATCAAGATCAAACGTTTCTTAAATCATATTGATAAAACCGTGCCGGATTCTTTCTGTCACGCAAATATCGGCCCTTATGACACCAAAGCCGGTCGTTTGATCCTTAAAGCGGTGATTGAGCTAGAGAATCCGACTCCAAATATGAGTATTCGTTACGACAAAAGCAAAACCTCTCGTGAATTTGCTGAGCTAGCGGCAAAAGCTTGCTTATTGGTGTCTAAACCATCTTTTGCTAACGATGCTTATTATCTTTCCGATTTAGGCGAAGATTACGGTATTGCAAGTTGTTACAACGCCTTACCTGAGTGCGGCGGTGCTTATACCCTAACTCGCTTACGTTTAGGGACTATCGGTCGTGCCTGTAACAGTGTAGATGAAATGGTTAATGAGTTGTTGCCGAAAGTAGCAAGACTCGCCCTTTCAACGATGGATAAACGTCATAAATTCCTTGTGGAAGAAAGTAATTTCTTTGAAACCGACTTCCTTGTGAAAGAAGGCTTTATTAAACGTACGAATTTCACCAGTATGATTGCAATTGTCGGTTTAGCCGATGCGACAAATCACCTCTTACAAAAAGAAGGTTTAAACGAAACCTTCGGCCAAAGTAAACGAGGCGATGAGATTGCAACCTTAATTATGGATAAGTTGAAAGAAATCAACGATGCACATCAAGGCTTATATGTAGAACGCACCAATAACCAATACTTATTACACGCACAAGTTGGGGCAAGTAATCACGCCGAAGATAAAATGAATACACCGGCACACCGTATTCGTGTCGGTGAAGAGCCAACCTTATTGGCACATTTAAAACAATCGGCGCCATTCCATAAATATTTCCCGTCAGGAACTGGCGACTTATTTGCGTTTGACCAAACCTATACCGACCATTTAGATGCGGTAGTCGATATTATTGACGGTTCGTTTGCCAACGGTTATCGCTATATCACGACTTATCTCAAAAATACCGATTTAATTCGTGTTACCGGCTATTTAGTGAAGAAAAGTGAAGTAGAACGTTATCGCAAAGGTGAGGCGGTTCTACGTGATACCACTTGGTACGGTGCCGGTACAGATGATTGTGCAAATGTCTTTGACCGCCAATTACGCGATAAAGAAGACGTGAGTGCCGATGAGTAA
- a CDS encoding MATE family efflux transporter, with product MNLQWQKYPENTRKLFKLTLPIFISQLSVAGMGLADIVMAGLVSDDDVSAIAVSNSIYFPLFLFVLGLLNAITPTVSYLNGSNQRHLIAHQIRQGFWLVWACAIPLIFVFLNSHWILDYMNTPQAFSIKSQQYLAIMAIGVVPALLGINLRCMNDGLSNPKPAMRIMFLGLLLNIPLNYIFIFGKFGLPEMGAVGCGVATAIVNWVMFLLLFHYSYTNKSQKDIGLFNRWFEMPSGQTLLKICKLGLPIGFATFTEVMLFSASALLLSPLGSQVVASHQATAQTSSLLFMIPMSFSIATTIVVGKTLGQKQVEQAKIISYHALITGAFLALAAIMIVILDEIIPLAFTSDPVSIAIAAHLLLFAAVYQIPDSLQAVANGILRGYKHTKPILYVTMFCYWVIGMPFGYILARTDWIVEPMARSGFWFIFCVSLSIVAGLLIYQMHKIQQIPADELLSKLERIK from the coding sequence ATGAATCTGCAATGGCAAAAATATCCGGAAAACACACGTAAACTATTTAAACTCACGCTGCCGATTTTTATTTCTCAGCTTTCGGTAGCCGGTATGGGGCTGGCTGACATTGTGATGGCGGGGCTGGTGAGTGATGATGATGTATCTGCGATTGCGGTAAGTAATTCCATCTATTTCCCTCTCTTTTTATTTGTATTAGGTTTACTTAATGCGATCACTCCAACTGTTTCTTATTTAAATGGCTCAAATCAGCGTCATTTGATTGCCCACCAAATTCGCCAAGGTTTTTGGTTGGTTTGGGCGTGTGCAATTCCTTTGATTTTCGTGTTCCTAAATAGTCATTGGATTTTAGATTATATGAATACGCCGCAAGCCTTCTCGATTAAATCTCAACAATATTTAGCGATTATGGCGATTGGTGTTGTTCCTGCATTGTTAGGTATCAATTTACGTTGTATGAATGACGGTTTATCTAACCCTAAGCCGGCAATGCGTATTATGTTTCTCGGGCTATTGCTGAATATTCCGCTCAATTATATTTTTATTTTCGGTAAGTTCGGTCTGCCAGAAATGGGAGCGGTCGGTTGTGGCGTGGCAACAGCTATCGTGAACTGGGTGATGTTCTTGTTATTATTCCATTACAGCTACACTAATAAATCTCAGAAAGATATCGGCTTATTTAATCGTTGGTTTGAAATGCCAAGCGGTCAAACTTTGCTAAAAATTTGCAAATTAGGTTTGCCGATCGGCTTTGCGACTTTTACTGAAGTGATGTTGTTTTCAGCGTCCGCTTTACTGCTTTCGCCACTCGGTTCGCAAGTGGTGGCGAGCCATCAGGCGACAGCGCAAACCAGTTCTTTATTATTTATGATCCCGATGTCTTTCAGCATTGCGACCACGATTGTGGTCGGAAAAACTTTGGGGCAGAAACAAGTTGAACAGGCAAAAATTATTAGCTATCACGCATTGATTACCGGGGCATTTTTAGCTTTGGCGGCAATTATGATTGTGATTTTAGATGAAATTATTCCGTTGGCATTTACCAGCGACCCGGTATCGATTGCAATTGCGGCACATTTATTGTTGTTTGCGGCGGTATATCAAATTCCGGATTCGTTACAAGCGGTGGCAAACGGGATTTTGCGTGGTTATAAACACACTAAGCCGATTTTATATGTCACGATGTTTTGTTATTGGGTGATTGGTATGCCGTTCGGCTATATTTTAGCGAGAACGGATTGGATTGTTGAGCCGATGGCAAGATCAGGCTTTTGGTTTATTTTTTGCGTCAGTTTAAGTATTGTCGCCGGTTTGTTAATTTACCAAATGCACAAAATTCAGCAAATTCCGGCGGATGAACTCTTATCAAAATTAGAACGCATTAAGTAA
- a CDS encoding HipA domain-containing protein: MVKRLCVLMNGELVGFFERTMSGSHLFRYAEEWFLSSNVRPISLSMPLRREVYQGKEVINFFDNLLPDHPQVRARIATRFQAETQQPFELLAKIGRDATGAITLLEENTEIPNHKVIHATELSKNELHSLLLGYRQNAPLGMLDEAQDFRISIAGAQEKTALLWHNKCWQLPHGLTPTTHIIKLPIGKIQTPKYQLDLSQSVDNELICLRLCVAFGLPSASVNLLEVGDVRALAVERFDRKLHSSNQYFLRLPYEDFCQVFGLAPTQKYESDGGIGIRHIMDKLLYSSHTSDRAQFMKTQFLFWVLGAIDGHAKNFSIALKSQSRYHLSPIYDVISAYPMLGGKGWHQSDLQLAMSLCSTQKGKKWNWQKIRHVHYLSTAKSVGFNQLEMKHIIEEISDTALRTLDFVADRLPININEQVRDQIFNGVKKQIDKIKLDRI, encoded by the coding sequence ATGGTAAAGCGTTTATGCGTGTTAATGAATGGGGAATTAGTCGGTTTTTTTGAGCGTACTATGTCCGGTTCGCATTTATTCCGTTATGCAGAGGAGTGGTTTTTATCCTCAAATGTTAGACCGATTTCTCTTTCTATGCCATTAAGAAGGGAGGTTTATCAAGGTAAAGAAGTGATTAATTTTTTTGATAACTTATTACCTGATCACCCTCAAGTTAGAGCTAGAATTGCTACACGATTTCAAGCTGAAACACAACAACCTTTTGAATTGTTAGCTAAGATTGGGCGAGATGCAACCGGAGCAATAACCCTATTAGAAGAAAATACAGAAATTCCCAATCATAAAGTTATTCATGCAACGGAATTAAGCAAAAATGAGCTTCATTCTTTATTATTAGGTTATCGTCAAAATGCACCGCTTGGTATGTTAGATGAGGCTCAAGATTTTCGAATTTCTATCGCAGGGGCTCAAGAAAAGACAGCGTTATTATGGCATAACAAATGCTGGCAATTACCCCACGGATTAACCCCAACGACACATATTATTAAATTACCGATAGGTAAAATACAAACACCTAAATATCAATTAGATCTATCTCAAAGTGTAGACAACGAATTAATTTGTTTACGCTTATGTGTCGCCTTCGGTTTACCGAGTGCAAGTGTAAATTTATTAGAGGTCGGGGACGTACGAGCATTAGCAGTAGAACGATTTGATCGTAAATTACATTCTTCAAATCAATATTTTTTACGTCTGCCTTATGAAGATTTTTGCCAAGTATTCGGCTTAGCACCAACCCAAAAATATGAGAGTGATGGTGGTATCGGGATTCGACACATTATGGATAAACTTTTGTATTCCAGTCATACTTCGGATCGTGCACAATTCATGAAAACCCAATTTTTATTTTGGGTACTTGGAGCAATAGATGGGCATGCGAAAAACTTTTCTATTGCATTGAAGTCGCAGAGTCGTTATCACTTATCGCCAATTTATGATGTTATATCGGCTTATCCAATGCTGGGAGGTAAAGGGTGGCATCAGAGTGATTTACAACTTGCGATGAGTCTGTGTAGTACCCAAAAGGGTAAGAAATGGAATTGGCAAAAAATAAGACATGTACATTATCTGTCTACCGCCAAATCTGTTGGATTTAATCAGTTAGAAATGAAACATATCATTGAAGAGATTTCAGATACGGCATTAAGAACGTTAGATTTTGTAGCGGATAGGTTGCCAATAAATATTAATGAACAAGTAAGAGATCAAATTTTTAATGGAGTTAAAAAACAGATTGATAAAATCAAATTAGATAGGATTTAA
- the grpE gene encoding nucleotide exchange factor GrpE, translating into MTTQNENAQAQTEEVEVANEAQLEQATEEQQEQPIEAELAAAYARINELETYIAEADNREKDIQLRAQAEIQNIRRRAEQDVEKAHKFALEKFSKELLTVVDNLERGLNALDTAVTDEKTQALVDGVEMTHKEFISTLAKFGVEAVGVVGEVFNPELHQAISMQPAEGIEANHISVVLQKGYTLQGRVLRPAMVMVAG; encoded by the coding sequence ATGACAACTCAAAACGAAAATGCACAAGCTCAAACAGAAGAAGTTGAAGTTGCAAACGAAGCACAGTTAGAGCAAGCAACCGAAGAACAACAAGAACAACCTATCGAAGCTGAATTAGCGGCGGCTTATGCACGTATTAATGAGTTAGAAACTTATATTGCGGAAGCGGACAACCGTGAAAAAGATATTCAATTACGTGCGCAAGCGGAAATCCAAAATATCCGCCGCCGTGCCGAACAAGATGTGGAAAAAGCACATAAATTCGCACTTGAAAAATTCTCCAAAGAATTATTAACCGTAGTAGATAACCTTGAGCGTGGCTTAAATGCACTTGATACGGCAGTCACCGATGAAAAAACACAAGCATTGGTTGATGGTGTGGAAATGACCCATAAAGAATTTATCTCGACTTTGGCTAAATTCGGTGTAGAAGCGGTCGGTGTTGTCGGCGAAGTCTTCAATCCGGAACTTCACCAAGCAATTTCTATGCAACCGGCGGAAGGTATCGAAGCAAATCATATCAGCGTGGTTTTACAAAAAGGTTATACCCTACAAGGCCGCGTACTTCGCCCGGCAATGGTAATGGTTGCTGGTTAA
- the lnt gene encoding apolipoprotein N-acyltransferase — protein MKFVKNPSILTACLLAALGGIGTFAYSPFDIWGLIYLSVAGLIWAATLPQRKTALWATFAWSLGCFCVGVNWVHVSMTQFGGVPLVVSYIAVFLLACYLALYNLLFSYIAQRFQIRNPFALAAIFTFTEYLRGVVFTGFPWLQFGYTQIDSPFAGIAPLLGVEGLTFFAMVVSGYFVLLVKKSAKTTASLATLAVLCGLAFATKFISFVQIDEQKQPLSVSLVQGNIEQKMKWDPAHFDYTLQTYQRLISPLLGKSDVIVLPESAIPALETQIYPLLNQLQQVATEKGSEVIIGTLYQNESEQLFNSAVVLGNQSQPYDLHHSTRYNKHHLVPFGEYVPFGSVLDWMRDVFILPINLSQGEFVQQPLFAKNRKFNMAICYEVIFGHQMQQNQQAQQSDYLLTITNDAWFGASIGPWQDFQMARMRALELGKPLLRAANTGITAIIGAKGEVIEQIPQFEANVLTAQIQPTKGETLFANTGSWLIYAISLFCLILSFTKFRRK, from the coding sequence ATGAAATTTGTAAAAAATCCATCAATTTTAACCGCTTGTTTGCTTGCCGCCCTCGGAGGCATTGGGACATTCGCCTATTCCCCTTTTGATATTTGGGGACTCATCTATCTTTCCGTCGCCGGCTTAATTTGGGCGGCAACACTTCCGCAACGTAAAACCGCACTTTGGGCAACTTTTGCTTGGTCACTCGGTTGTTTTTGTGTCGGGGTAAATTGGGTACACGTCAGTATGACCCAATTCGGTGGCGTACCGCTTGTGGTGAGCTATATCGCAGTATTTTTATTGGCTTGCTATCTTGCCCTTTATAATTTGCTGTTCAGCTACATTGCCCAGCGTTTTCAAATCCGTAATCCTTTTGCACTTGCGGCGATTTTTACCTTTACCGAATATCTGCGTGGTGTCGTGTTTACCGGCTTTCCTTGGCTACAGTTCGGTTATACGCAAATTGACAGTCCGTTTGCCGGCATCGCACCGCTGTTAGGTGTTGAAGGACTCACTTTCTTTGCGATGGTTGTAAGCGGTTACTTTGTGTTATTGGTAAAAAAATCTGCAAAAACAACTGCTTCTCTTGCCACCTTAGCAGTATTATGCGGATTAGCATTTGCCACCAAATTTATTTCGTTTGTGCAAATTGATGAGCAAAAACAACCGCTTAGCGTGAGTCTTGTACAAGGCAATATTGAGCAAAAAATGAAATGGGATCCGGCACATTTCGATTATACGTTACAAACTTATCAACGTTTAATTAGTCCGCTATTAGGCAAAAGTGATGTGATTGTATTGCCTGAATCGGCTATTCCAGCATTAGAAACGCAAATTTATCCGCTACTTAACCAACTTCAACAAGTTGCTACGGAAAAAGGTAGTGAAGTGATCATTGGTACACTCTACCAAAACGAAAGTGAGCAATTATTTAATAGTGCGGTGGTGTTAGGTAATCAATCGCAACCTTATGACTTGCATCATTCCACACGTTACAACAAACACCATTTAGTACCGTTTGGCGAATATGTGCCTTTCGGCTCGGTATTGGATTGGATGCGTGATGTGTTTATTCTGCCGATTAACTTATCGCAAGGCGAATTTGTGCAACAGCCTCTTTTCGCTAAAAATCGTAAATTTAATATGGCGATTTGCTATGAGGTAATTTTCGGTCACCAAATGCAACAAAACCAACAAGCACAGCAATCGGATTATTTATTGACGATTACCAATGATGCCTGGTTTGGTGCCTCTATCGGCCCTTGGCAAGATTTCCAAATGGCAAGAATGCGCGCACTCGAATTAGGCAAGCCGCTACTCCGTGCGGCAAACACCGGGATTACGGCAATTATCGGTGCAAAAGGCGAAGTCATTGAACAAATTCCACAGTTTGAAGCGAACGTATTAACTGCACAAATTCAGCCGACTAAAGGCGAAACTTTATTCGCCAACACTGGAAGTTGGTTGATTTATGCGATAAGTCTATTTTGTCTAATCTTATCTTTTACAAAATTTAGAAGGAAATAG
- a CDS encoding curli polymerization inhibitor CsgI-related protein translates to MKLAKIAVAVATLAVSSFSATGTLTASDSVELLAFDGQKVARGTAGLSIDSKVHQVVVSVSDIVDGSYFSIDPVILTFNGTDEDAKIVTPKFTSNFTVDKFRKELNFKIETASGKEISYKRDLLKGEGFAPNSRVEDNLAKYNASKASASVQAFTNVALEAKGQMVIETANVKEEQLQVLFKKADKETQKRFLEWAKKQQ, encoded by the coding sequence ATGAAATTAGCGAAAATAGCGGTTGCTGTTGCAACATTAGCGGTCAGTTCTTTTTCAGCAACTGGCACATTAACGGCTTCAGATAGTGTGGAATTACTTGCATTTGATGGTCAAAAAGTGGCTAGAGGTACGGCAGGTTTATCTATTGATAGTAAAGTGCATCAAGTTGTTGTAAGTGTAAGTGATATTGTAGACGGCAGTTATTTTTCAATTGATCCGGTTATCTTAACTTTTAATGGTACGGATGAAGATGCAAAAATCGTTACACCAAAATTCACCTCAAATTTTACCGTAGATAAATTCAGAAAAGAGCTAAATTTCAAAATTGAAACGGCATCAGGTAAAGAAATTAGTTATAAGCGTGATTTGTTAAAAGGTGAAGGTTTTGCCCCAAATTCCCGTGTTGAGGATAATCTTGCAAAATATAATGCAAGTAAAGCATCTGCTTCTGTGCAGGCATTCACTAATGTTGCTCTAGAAGCTAAAGGACAAATGGTCATTGAAACGGCAAATGTAAAAGAAGAACAGTTGCAAGTTTTATTTAAAAAAGCGGATAAAGAAACGCAAAAACGTTTCTTGGAATGGGCAAAAAAACAGCAGTAA
- a CDS encoding 4Fe-4S cluster-binding domain-containing protein, which yields MPILSEILVPLHRIIPFSNVEGQGNRTSIFLQGCKLNCLYCHNPETIPRYTSEAKQVSLQYLYEQVMDAVPFIRGVTVSGGEPTIHHKKLIPLFNVLRQQGLTCYLDSSGFFDYETIEPLIQVTDKFLFDLKGDGEGLQTLCFDRKNQQGKVPKQIIPTINHIKQENLQRNLQNLAKLLPLDKVEEVRLVYVNDFFDAKALIKKVATLLTDYPDVLLKIIRVHTKGVRDEEGLKPFVPTIEQTDELVAFAKSCGITKIVTIY from the coding sequence GTGCCGATACTCTCTGAAATTCTGGTGCCGTTACACCGCATTATTCCGTTCTCGAATGTGGAAGGACAGGGTAACCGCACCAGTATTTTCCTACAAGGTTGTAAGCTGAATTGCCTCTATTGCCATAATCCGGAAACCATTCCACGTTATACCTCGGAAGCGAAACAAGTCAGTTTGCAATACTTGTACGAGCAAGTGATGGATGCCGTGCCGTTTATTCGAGGCGTAACGGTTTCCGGTGGCGAACCAACCATTCATCACAAAAAATTAATACCATTATTTAATGTTCTCAGACAACAAGGGTTAACTTGCTATTTAGACAGTAGCGGCTTTTTTGATTATGAAACGATTGAGCCGTTAATTCAGGTTACCGACAAATTTTTATTTGATCTAAAAGGTGACGGAGAAGGCTTACAGACACTCTGCTTTGATCGCAAAAATCAGCAAGGGAAAGTGCCGAAACAAATCATTCCAACGATTAATCATATCAAACAGGAAAACCTGCAACGTAATTTGCAAAATTTAGCCAAATTATTACCGCTTGATAAAGTGGAAGAAGTCAGATTGGTTTATGTAAATGACTTTTTTGATGCCAAAGCATTAATTAAAAAAGTTGCAACGCTACTTACTGATTATCCTGATGTCTTGCTAAAAATTATTCGAGTACATACCAAAGGCGTACGGGATGAAGAAGGGCTTAAACCGTTTGTTCCTACAATTGAACAAACAGATGAATTAGTCGCATTTGCTAAATCATGCGGCATTACAAAAATTGTCACGATTTATTAA